In Actinomycetota bacterium, the sequence TGCCTTCAGGTACTGGTTGCGCTCGTGGTAGAGGCGGTAGCTCTTCCACAGCGACGAGACGGTGACTGCGGCGGGCATGCAGCCGTGGAGTCTCGCGGACTCGCGAGCCCCCGACCAGCCATACCGCACCGAAGGCTTTCGAAACCGGCCGCCGCGGGCGGGCCGCCGCTATCATCGGCCAGGCCGTCATGAACGCCCTCACCAGCGTCTACGCCTCGCGCGAGCTCCTGTGGAACCTCACGCTTCGAGAGCTCCGCACCAAGTACCGCCGGTCCTTCCTCGGCTGGGCGTGGTCGATGCTGAACCCCCTCGCCACCGTCGCCATCTACGGTTTCGTGTTCGGCGTGCTGTTCGACGCGAAGGCACCCGTCGGCGACCCGAGCGGGCTCCACTCCTTTGCCCTGTTCATGCTCTGCGGGTTGCTGCCGTGGAACTTCTTCGCGCTCACCAACAACCTCGGTCTCGGGGCGATCTCCGGCAACGCCGGGCTGGTCCGCCGGGTGGCGTTCCCCCGCGAGACGCTCGTGTTCGCGAACGTGCTGCACGCGTGCGTGCAGTTCGGGATCGAGCTCTGCCTGCTGTGCGTGGTGCTCCTGATCTTCGGCAGCCCGTTCCTGCCGTGGCTGCCGATCGTGCTGTACACCGCGGTGCTGCTCGCTCTCTTCGGCACCGGGTTCGCGCTCGCCCTCAGCGCCCTCGCGGTGTACTTCCGCGACATGACGTACCTGTGGGCGATCCTGCTCCAGGTGTGGTTCTTCGCCACCCCCGTCGTGTACCCGCCCTCGCTCGTCGAGGAGAACGCCCCCGACTGGGCGGCCGCGATCCTGGCCGCTAACCCGACGTCGCAGTTCGTGGCGGTGTTCCGCGCCTGTCTCTACGACGGCTCGGCGCCGCCGTGGGACAAGCTCGGCGTGTTGACGCTCGTCTCGTTGGCCGTGCTGGTCGCCGGCTGGGCGATCTTCTTGCGACTGTCGCGCCGGCTGCCCGAAGAGGTCTGACCTGTCTCCCTGCCCGGCTCCGCCGCCCGGCTGAGCAGCTCGCGAGCGGCGAGTGCCGCGGCGAGCACGACCGGCACCACGAGGATGGCGGCGACCAGGTTCGGCATCGTCGGCGGATGCCAAGGCGCGTCCTCGAAGACGAACCGCCACGACCCGCGGGCACCGACGGCGTATCGGCGCAGGTTCTGCAGGTACGCCACGGTGTGCACGATCGCCCACACCACGAGCACCAGGCGTGTCAGGCGGATCGTCACCCGCGGGCCGATGTCGCCCGCCGCGGCCGAAACGGCGGCGGCCATCATCAGGCAGATCCAGATCGGGATCAGGTAGCGGCCCTGCAGATACGGGTAGCGCACCGCACCGAACACCGTCGGCGCAGCGACGAGCGCGACCGTGGCCAGGACCGTCACCCGGGCGAGACGCCCAGAGCCGCTCGTGATGCCGAGCAGGACGACGGCGCCGGCGACGACGAGCGCGGCGAGGAACGCCTCCTCGCCCATCGACGCGTCGAGCCACCCGAACTGGCCGATCACCTGGCGCAGGTAGAGCCGGAACACGCCGAGTCCCTGCCAGGAGGTGCCGTCGCCTTCGAGGCGCCGGTTCTCGAAAAAGCGCACGAGCGTCGGGATGCCCCACGCCGCGGCGACGAACGTGGCGAGCGCGACGACGGCGATCACCGGCCTCGACCGGCGCCGGGTGAGCACTGCGCGGGCGTCGCGCCAAGGCAGCAGCGGCGACAGCGCGGCCGCGACGATCACGAGCCAGATCAGCCCGTCACGGCGCACGAGGGTGAGGCCGAACGCGCCTACGGCGAGGGCCGCCGTCGTGGCCCGATCGGTGGCGCCGAAGTGGAACCGGGAGAGAGCACCGGCGACGAGCAGGGCGACGAACGCCGCAGTGAGCCCGGAGGGGTTCACCGTGGCCGCGGTGAAGACGACCATCGGGGTCACCCCGAGCAGCAGCCCGGTGAGCGGCCAGCGCCCCGTGCCCGGCCTAGACACGATCACCGCCGCCGCCGCCAGCAGCACGGCGCAGACGACGGCGAGCCACAGCCTCATCAGGTACGCGCCGGAGAGCCCCGAGCTGACGAGTGCCGGCACCGCGGCGACCGCGTGGAGCAGGGGCGGATACCCGTCGGTGGGGGCGTCGACCTGGGTCCCCGCCGCGCCCCAGGACAGGTCCTGGCAGTCCGCCGTCACCTCGGA encodes:
- a CDS encoding DUF2142 domain-containing protein translates to MSNFAPTTWQRFALSLVVFLPLTVLWALVNPMFASPDEPAHMARAQGFSNGDLFAPFETDGLPVDAMECFKFQSEVTADCQDLSWGAAGTQVDAPTDGYPPLLHAVAAVPALVSSGLSGAYLMRLWLAVVCAVLLAAAAVIVSRPGTGRWPLTGLLLGVTPMVVFTAATVNPSGLTAAFVALLVAGALSRFHFGATDRATTAALAVGAFGLTLVRRDGLIWLVIVAAALSPLLPWRDARAVLTRRRSRPVIAVVALATFVAAAWGIPTLVRFFENRRLEGDGTSWQGLGVFRLYLRQVIGQFGWLDASMGEEAFLAALVVAGAVVLLGITSGSGRLARVTVLATVALVAAPTVFGAVRYPYLQGRYLIPIWICLMMAAAVSAAAGDIGPRVTIRLTRLVLVVWAIVHTVAYLQNLRRYAVGARGSWRFVFEDAPWHPPTMPNLVAAILVVPVVLAAALAARELLSRAAEPGRETGQTSSGSRRDSRKKIAQPATSTANETSVNTPSLSHGGAEPS